A window of Tachypleus tridentatus isolate NWPU-2018 chromosome 7, ASM421037v1, whole genome shotgun sequence genomic DNA:
ATAGGCCGAAAATAAAAGTGCAAACACGAAATATTCaatcactaaaaaaaaaacaatattcaaacTCGTTTTTCACAGCGTAAGCACGTGATATTACGTAACTATTTGTTTATATGAGGGGCTGGCATGGTGTAGCTCTTAGGGCGTTCGACTGTGAGTCGCCAGTTCGAATCCGTGTGAAGCACGTCACccaacatgcttgcctttttttAGCCATGGCCCGTGGGAAAactgtaatgtgacagtcaattccagtTTCCATCAATAAAGAATAGTGACGATGGGTGTTGTTGAATAGCAGTCTTCCCTCAatctgtcacttctaaattaggaacggctatcgcggatagccctcgagtttaTGTCGTATTAAGACTTTGCCTTCTAAGaagaataagtaaaattattactcgAAACCTAAACTATAGATTGTCTGAACGCGTGCTGGTTTTGAAACAACTTCCACTTTGTAAATGCTGTTAATTCGAAAGTTCGAAGATATTAGCTTGGCTTCAAAGTCTTGAATTTATACTGATGTTCTGGGTTTCCAGTAGGCCAAAGGTAAATGTGTAGACTTACGATCTTAAAATCTGGGAATCAATTCCACACAGTGGATAGAATATAAATTagctattgtgtatctttgctctgaaataacacaaaataaaaaaatctacttCATGATATAACTTTTTCTTAATTTAACCTGTTAAAACACATGACATTAAGCCTTGTCTTAACGCTCTGATTTTTGTGTCTTAAAATTTAAAGAGCTGCTATATATGGTGGCAGAGCTAAATCACAGAAACTTTACTGTCTCCCCTCAAAGACACATGAATAAATGGAAAGCTTCAGtcgtttttaaatatcttaataaagaATTAAGTTCAAATAACAAGCTGTTTAACTATCACACTAATCGGACTAGAGGTAGCCATGCCATTAACGTTCTTGGACTGTGAAACCAAAAGTTCACGATCCGTATCCCTTTATTTCAGAAACGCGCTCTGCAATTTGGAGCTGAAGACTGAAATGTTGAGCATatgattattaacattattaagaACTACGTATATTTGATTAAATGTTAGTTCACCACTCTTAGAAAaactaataagaaaaatattaagattctattttctgaacaaaaGCCATATTTTAACTCTTAAACGTTAGAGGTTTGACAAGGTTTGGTGTTTGAGAAATGAGAGACGCTCAATTAATTCACCACTTGAAAACACGAACATATTGCTCAGGAGCTGCATTGAAgaacaaatgtaaaaatgtttataacttgAAGTGTAATCATTCAACTGAAGACCTGAAGGGAAtttagaaaatatgtattttttcagTGAAAAAGTACATTTAAAACCCCGTTTTTGTGAAAGGGTTTTCTTTTAATACATCATTGTCATAGGAAACTATTTTGGAGTTTCGGGTAATTGCCACATTGCCATTTTTAGTTTGGGGGGGCTGGGAAATGCTTGAAAATTTAATGCTATGAGATTAAGTCTTGAgccattttaattacaaattctGCATACACACAACGTAACATATCGGACTAAAATAATcaagttttattacaaaagttttaGCTAAACAAGCCATGCAAAAATGGTCAAGCAAAGGCCTAACTGGTCTTACGATACCTACGACCCTGTGAATTATCAATATTGTCCGGTTCACTaatgaactaatgatttattgCTATGTGTATAAATTATGAACTATTAGTGGAAATGGTATAAAATGTGatgcacataaatatatatatctgtgtctAAAAAGTATTCGTGTTTTCTTAGGTGTTGACCAAGGACATCGACAGCAACGAGGACAATAAGAAAGAAGAATCTGTCAACCTACCGGCAGAACACCGGTCTTATCCTGGATCACCCGTTGGAGGACCGGTATTTGGAGGCGATTCAGGGTATGGACCAGGGCCGGCCTCAGTTCCAGATATTGGAGATTTACACGATATCTGGCCTGTTGGCAGACCAGACATGccacaaattaaaaacttaaatgtgaAATGTGAGAAAAACCACATGAAAGTTAATATAGAGTTTGATAGCCCTTTCTTTGGCATGATCTTTAGTAAAGGTCACTACAGTGACCATAATTGTGTCCACTTACCACCTGGCACCGGCAGTGTTGTTTTAGATTTCGAAATTTACCTAGGAAAATGTGGAATGTCCAGCAGCCAGCAACATAAAGCTGCTGGGGATTACGGTAATGGATTATTCATTGAGAATACTATAATTATTCAATACGATCCTAAACTCCAAGAAATCTGGGATCAGGCCCGAAGACTACGCTGTACGTGGTACGACTTCTATGAAAAGGCTGTGACTTTCAGACCATTCAATGTAGACATGCTTGACGCTGTGACCACAAACTTTTTGGGAGATAACATTCAATGTTGGATGCAAATCCAAGTAGGTAAGGGGCCGTGGGCCAATGAAATATCTGGTATAGTCAAGATTGGCCAGACTATGACTATGGTTCTTGCCATCAAAGATGAAGAACACAAGTTTGACATGTTGGTAAGAAACTGCATCGCCCACGATGATAAGAATCAACCTATTCAGTTAGTTAATGACTACGGATGCGTAGTCAGACCAAAGATTATGAGCCCATTCCAGAAAGTAAAAAATTTCGGATCATCTGCATCAGTTGTGTCATATGCTTATTTCCAAGCTTTTAAGTTTCCAGACTCTATGAACGTTCACTTCGAGTGCGTTATCCAGGTGTGTAGGTATGAATGTCCAATTCCACAGTGCGGAGGAAATCTTGGTGGCGACTATTTTCCAGCTCCTCGCGATCCTTCTTTCGGCTACACTGAACCAAAACCTACTTATACCGAAAATGAACCTCAGTCAAATAAGCCTCTTCCAGTTGGTAGAGGACCCAACGAAAACTATGGCGAGCTCTCTGGGGTTAAATTTCCCAAAGTTTTCTTTAATCGAAATGGAGATTTGCCCAACAAAGAGAAAAATGTCAGCGTTATTGGAGGTTATGCAGTTTCCGGAATTCAGGGCATACCTCGTTCTAGCGAAGCCTCTCCTAGATCCAATGACGTGGAATCCAGACGGAAACGTCAAGCACAGGACGCTAAAGATATACAAACTCAACGAACAATTCAAGTGGTAGCACCTGGTGATGTGGCTTTCAATCTCCCTTTCACCGCAGACAACGAGAGTGTGGTGGATGTGTATTCTCAACCTAGAGACTTTGGAGAAAACGCCATATGCATGTCTGTTCTAGGATTTGCTGCAGGGATAATAATTCTTATATTGTTGCTTGTTGTGTCCACTCTGGTGGCTACATTCCTGTTCCTACGAGTACGCCGATTAACATCGTCCAAGTCGCCATGTGACGAGAAAGTGATAGCTTATGATAACCCTGAGTTTATGAGGGTTGGCTTACCCATTAGGCACTGAATATTATGTACAAACTATGTACCGGTTTCCGAATGAAGATAAAAAATTAAGTCCTAAGTGAAAGGACAAAACAACTCATTATGTTTTCGGTTAAAATCGTTCAAAACTAAACACTTTCTTTTATTGTCCATTCACATATTTCATCATAATTTATAGCTTTATATTTATTGCCTGGtaatcaaatgttttaaacaatatcttttttttttttcactaaaagtTTGGCTCTAAACGATATGGTAAAAAAAACAGCTTCTTGTTAACATATATTCAGATATACAGTAATTTTAGTGATGTAGTTTGCAGTAAACCTGAAGATAACGTAGAAACACCCTGTGATTGTATAATGTAAATTTTGTCTATGTATTTATGTAGAGTTTTTTTTCTAACGTTTATATTATAGACTCAGTTGAGCTGACAATTGCGCTGTGAGCGAGGCCTCTAGCGGTCAATAGTTCTGATGCTTCCAGTGTTGTtgtcttttgtgttttttgttttttttggcgCATGACACCATATCTCAGGAATATGATCTGTTTTTTGGTGTACATACAAGACGAACCTAGTTTTATTTCGAATAAAATCATGGtattttctatgaaaaaattgtatttatttatctattatggATCTTTATACGCTTGTTTCTatataattgatacttgaaactgtctggtcctccgctagtacagcggtatgtcttcggagttacaacacttaaatcaggggttcgatttctctcggtgggctcagcagacagcccgatgtggatttgctataagaaaacacaaactcttAACTACCCGACTAGTTTCGTTGCATCACTCAGTAAGTTCTTGAAAAAGATCTGTGTCGACTTGGGGTACGTCAAAACTAGTCTggtaattaaatgtatatttttgtaagttgGTTTTCAGttaatttgtgtttgtgtttcttcTTAATTTGCTTAATTAAGCTGTTCGtcttaatatcatatatatatataattttaggaaattgtgatttttttacgGTAGCTGTAGTGGGGATCGTAATTATATATAAGTCTATAAAAGATATATCATTGTGACGGTAGTGAACTGccaagaataattatatatttcaggCGCTGCCATTGTTCTTATTGATTAATATCCATTCGCTTAcaatctttaaatttaaatttttcttccaTAATTCTAAGAAAATGGTTTGCATTCGCAAAACATTCAAGCTCCTAAAACATGCAACTCCACGGTCACACACGTGTTCCCTCTCTCTTCAATTCTGGGCTGACCGTACGTTCTTCTAAACGTATGTAACAACCCGGAAGAATACGCCATCAATGTCGTGAGGCATACGGAATAGGAGGCCACTGGGCCACAAACTAAAAGAGACCGGAAAATCAGACCCTGGGCACGAACGTTCAAGGCCATTATTTCAGTTCGAGATACAATGCAGGTCAACTAACTGGGCAAGAAAAATCGCAACAGTGAATAATTGATCATACACAGTTTAGACTAAAATGAAGCAAATAATTCGTAAAGTTCTATGGAGATAGAGAAGGAAGAGTAGGGCCTATTTTTAAGGCCAGAAGTTGTGTAatgataatgtaatataatgtaatgataatgtaatataatgtatagATAATGTgatataatgtaatgataatgtaatataatgtaatgataatgtgatataatgtaatataatgtaatgataatgtgatataatgtaatataatgtaatataatgtatagATAATgtgatataatgtaatataatgtaatgataatgtaatataatgtaatgataatgtgatataatgtaatgataatgtaatatattgtaatgataatgtgatataatgtaatgataatgtgatataatgtaatggtaatgtaatataatgtaatgataatgtaatataatgtaatgataatgtgatataatgtaataataatgtgatataatgtaatgataatgtaatataatgtaatgataatgtaaGATTTTTCGAAAGTTGCAAAAAGAATTATATGCGTATAGTTTCCCCAATTGTGAGCTGATAGACTTAAGGAAaagcaccaaccgccaactctcgagGCTACAATTTGATCGAATAGTGAAATTGCATGGCCATGACCACACTTCTAGTGCGCAAACCACCCCAATCATTGGATTCATATACATGCATGGTCACCACTTACCACGCCGGGCCATGTTCTAAAAATCAGttgaaatagaaattacattttcgTTTAACAGTTTATACGTAATTCATATTTATAAGTTGAACAGGAAATGTTTCTTATTATGGCGGCAAATAGGagagtttgtttggttgttttgaatttcgcacaaagctactcgagggctatctgtgctagccgtccctcatttagcagtgtaagactagagggaaggcagctagtcatcaccacccaccgccaactcttgggctactcttttaacaacgaatagtgggattgaccatcacattataacgctcccacggctgaaagggcgagcatgtttggagcgacaggaatgcgaacccgcgaccatcaagttaggagtcgcacgccttgacacgcttggccatgccgggccaaatatgAGAGAAAATAAATATCCACCCTTCTTTAATTCATAAcgtttaatttttagaaaaatttaACAGAGAGAACAATAAACTGAAAAGctgaaattgatttaaatttcAATAGAATGGTCCTTGAAACATAATCAAATCAAATGTACTGGTATTtatagaaattgtattttttattaaatgatatagaACGAATTTACTACATCTAAAAGCTGAAGAATATGTGACAGCTATG
This region includes:
- the LOC143256650 gene encoding uncharacterized protein LOC143256650; its protein translation is MERKASLLLIFFLFFIKVLTKDIDSNEDNKKEESVNLPAEHRSYPGSPVGGPVFGGDSGYGPGPASVPDIGDLHDIWPVGRPDMPQIKNLNVKCEKNHMKVNIEFDSPFFGMIFSKGHYSDHNCVHLPPGTGSVVLDFEIYLGKCGMSSSQQHKAAGDYGNGLFIENTIIIQYDPKLQEIWDQARRLRCTWYDFYEKAVTFRPFNVDMLDAVTTNFLGDNIQCWMQIQVGKGPWANEISGIVKIGQTMTMVLAIKDEEHKFDMLVRNCIAHDDKNQPIQLVNDYGCVVRPKIMSPFQKVKNFGSSASVVSYAYFQAFKFPDSMNVHFECVIQVCRYECPIPQCGGNLGGDYFPAPRDPSFGYTEPKPTYTENEPQSNKPLPVGRGPNENYGELSGVKFPKVFFNRNGDLPNKEKNVSVIGGYAVSGIQGIPRSSEASPRSNDVESRRKRQAQDAKDIQTQRTIQVVAPGDVAFNLPFTADNESVVDVYSQPRDFGENAICMSVLGFAAGIIILILLLVVSTLVATFLFLRVRRLTSSKSPCDEKVIAYDNPEFMRVGLPIRH